A single region of the Candidatus Marinarcus aquaticus genome encodes:
- a CDS encoding DMT family transporter, giving the protein MTESNKNIFYILMFLAMLGWGGSWVNIKVLSSYINEYDVMFFRYIITAVTMIPIMLVLRKSFKIDLKSFFIVVVASAILVAYMKYFYLGTKLGTASLGGAFVTTLIPINTFLILAIFGSKKIFKKDYFALALGALGVLTMLNVWSAHLNEVFVIHNLYFILASVLWPLLTITSSKAKKISPIVFTFYMYIVSSFMAIFFMDFTTIAYDTFDSIFYINLFAITIFASTFANTIFFLGIEKLGAANVSSFIFLVPFAAITLSAIFLKENITVSIIIGTIMTIVAVKILNNIKIYKKKNVDLN; this is encoded by the coding sequence ATGACTGAATCAAATAAAAATATATTTTATATCTTAATGTTTCTTGCCATGCTTGGATGGGGTGGCTCGTGGGTAAATATAAAGGTTTTAAGCTCTTATATAAATGAATATGATGTAATGTTTTTTAGATACATCATTACTGCTGTTACAATGATTCCTATTATGCTAGTACTTAGAAAATCTTTTAAAATTGATTTAAAAAGCTTTTTTATCGTTGTTGTAGCTTCAGCAATACTTGTTGCCTATATGAAATATTTTTATCTTGGTACTAAATTAGGTACTGCCAGTTTAGGTGGTGCTTTTGTAACAACACTTATTCCTATTAATACTTTTTTAATACTTGCAATATTTGGAAGTAAAAAAATATTCAAAAAAGACTACTTTGCTTTAGCTTTAGGTGCATTAGGTGTTTTAACAATGTTAAATGTTTGGAGTGCACATTTAAATGAAGTCTTTGTTATTCATAACTTATATTTTATTTTGGCCTCAGTTCTTTGGCCTCTTCTTACAATAACAAGTTCAAAAGCAAAAAAGATCTCTCCTATCGTATTTACTTTTTACATGTATATAGTAAGCAGTTTTATGGCTATTTTCTTTATGGATTTTACAACTATTGCGTATGATACATTTGATTCAATATTTTATATAAATCTTTTTGCCATTACAATTTTTGCTTCAACCTTTGCAAATACTATTTTCTTTTTAGGTATAGAAAAACTAGGAGCTGCCAATGTAAGCAGTTTTATATTTTTAGTCCCTTTTGCTGCAATTACACTGAGTGCAATATTTTTAAAAGAAAACATCACTGTTTCAATTATTATTGGAACAATCATGACTATAGTTGCTGTGAAGATTCTAAATAATATAAAAATATATAAGAAGAAAAACGTTGATTTAAATTAG
- a CDS encoding imelysin family protein, with protein sequence MRTLFVGLLFVCSLFAQDAKQNILNKVLINDTQVTIDVTKKFITDLDDKSEEVLKKDFQELIYNWKKVEAVYVAGDLDSDYLDSPRYIDVYHNLKENLHEQMQRVRESNDSLAVSMFKNSFKTINALEYILYSNEKITTKDRAISKMILQNIQSHLEDILEVYTTKNRQFLEDETFTNAAVMNALVGSAYKLKEWRVADVLGATLKYKDNPNNNRAEYYLSKNSVLALKAILKTHQAILDAPEYFDFGDLYIKDLTHDEVQITRQIIKDALDALEKIPNDDLTSKEAKEFYVIANNLYNNYFMSLIQELKITSKILDADGD encoded by the coding sequence ATGAGAACGCTATTCGTAGGACTGCTTTTTGTATGCTCTTTATTTGCACAAGATGCAAAACAGAACATACTCAATAAAGTATTAATCAACGACACACAAGTAACAATTGATGTAACAAAAAAGTTTATCACAGATTTAGATGATAAGAGTGAAGAGGTTTTAAAAAAAGATTTTCAAGAGCTGATTTATAATTGGAAAAAAGTGGAAGCAGTATATGTTGCGGGGGATTTAGACAGTGACTATTTGGATTCACCACGATACATTGATGTCTATCATAACCTAAAAGAGAATCTTCATGAGCAGATGCAACGTGTGAGAGAATCCAATGACAGTTTGGCTGTTTCAATGTTTAAAAACTCATTTAAAACCATCAATGCTTTAGAGTATATTCTTTATTCAAATGAGAAAATCACCACTAAAGACAGAGCGATTTCTAAAATGATATTGCAAAATATTCAATCTCATTTAGAAGATATCTTAGAAGTGTATACAACTAAAAACAGACAGTTTTTAGAGGATGAAACATTTACCAATGCAGCAGTGATGAATGCTTTGGTTGGAAGTGCGTATAAACTCAAAGAGTGGAGAGTGGCTGATGTATTGGGTGCCACACTTAAATATAAAGACAATCCCAATAATAATCGAGCAGAGTACTACTTAAGTAAAAATTCGGTCTTGGCTTTAAAAGCGATTTTAAAAACACATCAAGCAATCTTAGATGCACCTGAGTATTTTGATTTTGGGGATTTATACATCAAAGACTTAACCCATGATGAAGTCCAAATTACTCGACAAATCATCAAAGATGCCTTAGATGCATTAGAAAAAATTCCCAATGATGACTTGACAAGTAAAGAGGCAAAAGAGTTCTATGTGATTGCAAATAATTTATATAACAACTACTTCATGTCGTTGATACAAGAGTTGAAAATCACATCAAAAATTCTGGATGCTGACGGAGACTAG
- a CDS encoding imelysin family protein has product MKKVKLLISGISIATALIVSGCAKESVDAPVAKTSDIVQTYAKIATTNYNDALNDAVKLQTAVNTFTQNPTEETFQAAKDAWIHSRESYGQSEIFRLSNGPIDAEENWISEAYGALEGQINAWPLDENMIDYTIDADGKKTAGNIIDTAGAFNPGGEQSTEVDVTTITKEALTNLNENGGEANVSTGYHAIEFLLWGQDQDYSNFIKDQVTSGDLVAGQRPLSDFTSDVNAPRRLAYLKAVTDKLVEDLQIVASAWDNKVDGTTGLYKAALLNTLEGENADKNIDEKTAMKQIFAGMGVFIKSELANERIAVAVLTPSEEDEHSCFSDNTHRDIATNYQGFKNVLLGIYEGKKLGKAPIDALNEEDKKRVTTLMTSIEAKIASVDEVARTSRHFDRQIISTDPQSKVIVKLKNEMRKLGDEMVNVAKANGIDLTVDDVTDAEETQI; this is encoded by the coding sequence ATGAAAAAAGTGAAGTTATTGATTTCAGGAATCAGTATAGCTACGGCATTGATAGTATCAGGTTGTGCAAAAGAGAGTGTGGATGCACCTGTTGCAAAGACATCAGATATTGTGCAAACGTATGCAAAAATTGCAACAACCAATTATAATGATGCTCTTAATGATGCTGTTAAACTACAAACAGCTGTTAATACATTTACACAAAACCCAACAGAAGAGACATTCCAAGCGGCAAAAGATGCTTGGATACATTCACGAGAATCATATGGTCAATCTGAAATTTTCAGATTATCAAATGGTCCTATTGATGCCGAAGAGAATTGGATTTCTGAAGCATATGGCGCTTTAGAAGGACAAATCAATGCATGGCCACTTGACGAAAATATGATTGATTATACGATTGATGCAGATGGTAAAAAGACTGCAGGAAATATCATTGACACTGCAGGTGCATTTAATCCAGGTGGGGAACAAAGCACAGAGGTTGATGTAACAACCATAACCAAAGAGGCGTTAACAAACTTGAATGAAAATGGTGGTGAAGCAAATGTAAGTACGGGTTACCATGCAATTGAATTCTTACTTTGGGGACAAGACCAAGATTACTCTAACTTCATTAAAGATCAAGTTACTTCAGGTGATTTAGTTGCAGGACAAAGACCATTAAGTGATTTTACAAGTGACGTGAATGCACCAAGAAGATTGGCATATTTAAAAGCTGTAACGGATAAGTTAGTAGAGGACTTACAAATCGTTGCTTCTGCTTGGGATAATAAAGTTGATGGAACAACAGGACTTTATAAAGCGGCGCTTTTAAATACATTAGAGGGTGAAAATGCAGATAAAAACATTGATGAAAAAACAGCAATGAAACAGATTTTTGCAGGTATGGGTGTTTTTATTAAATCAGAACTTGCAAACGAAAGAATTGCAGTTGCAGTATTAACTCCAAGTGAAGAGGACGAACATTCGTGCTTCTCTGACAACACGCATCGAGATATCGCTACAAACTACCAAGGGTTCAAAAACGTTCTTTTAGGAATCTATGAAGGTAAAAAATTAGGTAAAGCACCAATCGATGCATTGAATGAAGAGGACAAAAAACGAGTAACGACGTTAATGACTTCTATCGAAGCAAAAATTGCATCAGTGGATGAAGTGGCTCGAACTTCAAGACACTTTGACCGACAAATTATCTCAACGGATCCACAATCAAAAGTGATTGTTAAACTTAAAAATGAGATGAGAAAACTGGGTGATGAAATGGTCAATGTTGCTAAAGCAAATGGAATTGACTTAACTGTTGATGATGTAACTGACGCAGAAGAGACACAAATCTAA
- a CDS encoding sterol desaturase family protein — protein MDFSAFEYFIDANKRLYFIYILSSMLIAMGYLMLNKKEARVVLSSKLWLHESAKLDYIYFIVNVYIKIFLIFPLVIGAKEVTMWVYKICIQNFGYVSFDWSYEAVLVCYTLALFIVSDFSRYWVHRWLHTIPILWEFHKVHHSAKVLTPFTFYRVHPVENLLFGLRYALSIGAVTGLFFYWFGARLDIYTVFGVNIVVFVFNLLGSNLRHTHVKLKYFKAVEKWLVSPYMHQIHHSKKHFDKNYGGYLSLWDRVFGSVKYSQEVKYLKFGLRKEQMASYSTLQGLLFFPFANLLKKRRISEKFKSFSRIFVSDKCDSCAR, from the coding sequence ATGGATTTTTCAGCATTTGAGTATTTTATTGATGCCAATAAGCGTCTTTATTTTATCTATATATTAAGTTCCATGCTTATTGCAATGGGATATTTGATGCTGAATAAAAAAGAGGCACGTGTGGTCTTAAGCTCAAAGTTGTGGCTACACGAAAGTGCCAAGTTGGACTACATCTATTTTATTGTAAATGTCTACATCAAAATCTTTTTAATTTTTCCTTTGGTTATTGGAGCTAAAGAGGTGACGATGTGGGTGTATAAAATCTGTATTCAAAACTTCGGTTATGTCTCTTTTGATTGGTCGTATGAAGCTGTTTTGGTGTGTTATACCTTGGCCTTGTTTATCGTCAGTGATTTTAGCCGTTATTGGGTGCATCGTTGGTTGCACACCATTCCAATTTTGTGGGAGTTTCACAAAGTACATCACAGTGCCAAGGTGTTGACACCGTTTACGTTTTATCGAGTTCATCCGGTTGAAAACTTATTGTTTGGACTGCGGTATGCTTTAAGTATTGGAGCAGTTACGGGGCTCTTTTTTTATTGGTTTGGCGCACGGTTGGACATTTACACAGTTTTTGGTGTAAATATTGTGGTGTTTGTATTTAACCTGTTGGGATCAAATTTACGACACACACATGTGAAGTTAAAGTATTTTAAAGCCGTTGAAAAGTGGTTGGTTTCCCCTTATATGCACCAAATACATCACAGTAAAAAACATTTTGATAAAAACTATGGAGGTTATCTATCACTTTGGGACAGAGTGTTTGGAAGTGTGAAGTATTCGCAAGAGGTGAAGTATTTAAAATTTGGTCTAAGAAAGGAGCAAATGGCATCGTATTCAACACTGCAAGGTTTGTTGTTTTTCCCATTTGCGAATTTGTTGAAAAAAAGGAGAATAAGTGAGAAGTTTAAAAGTTTTAGTCGTATCTTTGTGTCTGACAAGTGCGATTCATGCGCAAGATAG
- a CDS encoding cytochrome-c peroxidase, which translates to MRSLKVLVVSLCLTSAIHAQDSVKSDESVALGKALFFDKNLSKNRTQSCATCHNPEAGFTDNRENGIKSQASLGDDGKSLGDRQAPTAAYAMFSPEFHYNEKTKKYVGGQFWDGREATLAGQAGGPPLNPIEMGMKDKQEVVSRLQENAYYVQTMKKIYGEDIFNDTNKAYMAMTKALENFEKTDFFAPFDSKYDRFLKGEYDLTVLEDLGRSLFFSNNNNSCATCHVLKGEDKPGETFTNYEYHNIGVPVNEELRVKNGVTALDDGLLANPAVNDTAQRGKYKVPTLRNVAITGPYMHNGVFKDLRTVVEFYDKYNNPDRKINPETGEPWAAPEVEETISLDDLKANKQNDRKVDALVAFMKLLTDKRYEHLLNENK; encoded by the coding sequence GTGAGAAGTTTAAAAGTTTTAGTCGTATCTTTGTGTCTGACAAGTGCGATTCATGCGCAAGATAGCGTAAAAAGTGATGAGAGTGTTGCTTTAGGTAAAGCACTCTTTTTTGATAAGAATTTATCTAAAAATAGAACGCAAAGCTGTGCAACATGTCATAACCCAGAAGCAGGTTTTACAGATAATCGTGAAAATGGAATTAAAAGCCAAGCTTCATTAGGGGATGATGGAAAATCTTTAGGTGACAGACAAGCACCAACGGCAGCGTATGCGATGTTTTCTCCAGAGTTTCATTACAACGAAAAGACAAAAAAATATGTGGGTGGACAGTTTTGGGATGGTCGAGAAGCAACTCTAGCTGGACAAGCAGGGGGGCCACCTTTAAATCCTATTGAAATGGGTATGAAAGATAAACAAGAGGTTGTAAGTCGATTGCAAGAGAATGCCTATTATGTGCAAACAATGAAAAAAATTTATGGTGAAGATATCTTTAATGATACAAACAAAGCTTATATGGCAATGACAAAAGCACTTGAAAATTTTGAGAAGACCGATTTCTTTGCACCATTTGATTCAAAATATGATCGCTTTTTAAAAGGGGAGTATGATTTAACGGTATTAGAAGATTTAGGACGTTCTTTGTTTTTTTCCAATAATAATAATTCGTGTGCCACATGCCATGTTTTAAAAGGTGAAGACAAACCAGGTGAAACCTTTACAAATTATGAATATCATAATATAGGAGTTCCTGTCAATGAAGAACTTCGAGTAAAAAATGGCGTAACGGCACTTGATGATGGTCTTTTAGCCAACCCAGCAGTTAATGATACTGCTCAAAGAGGAAAATACAAAGTGCCAACACTCAGAAATGTGGCAATCACTGGTCCATATATGCACAATGGTGTCTTTAAAGATTTAAGAACAGTTGTAGAGTTTTATGACAAATATAATAATCCTGATCGAAAAATCAATCCTGAAACAGGTGAACCTTGGGCTGCACCAGAAGTGGAAGAGACCATCAGTTTAGATGATTTAAAAGCCAATAAACAAAATGACCGAAAAGTCGATGCCTTGGTTGCCTTTATGAAACTGTTAACAGATAAACGGTATGAACATCTTTTAAATGAGAATAAGTAG
- a CDS encoding YceI family protein: MKFKIFIAVILTALSLNAQSFKVDTSHTKVGFKVKHLMISNVVGHFEEFNGMFDYDEKKGTLTAFKGEVKVNSIDTSIEKRDNHLRSADFFDAQKFPIMTLEMLSIDGEDMIANLTIKGITKKVEFEFENGGSIVAPNGVKKAGFSLETKINRKDFGLNWNKVLEAGGVVVGDIVRINLEIEGDAIK; encoded by the coding sequence ATGAAGTTCAAAATTTTTATTGCTGTTATTTTAACAGCCCTTAGTTTAAATGCACAAAGTTTTAAAGTTGATACGTCTCATACTAAAGTGGGATTTAAAGTCAAACACCTGATGATCAGCAATGTGGTTGGTCACTTTGAAGAGTTCAATGGAATGTTTGATTATGATGAAAAAAAAGGGACACTTACAGCTTTTAAAGGAGAAGTAAAAGTCAACAGCATCGATACATCCATTGAAAAAAGAGACAACCACTTACGAAGTGCTGACTTTTTTGATGCACAAAAATTTCCCATCATGACCTTAGAGATGTTAAGCATTGATGGTGAGGATATGATCGCAAACTTAACCATTAAAGGCATTACAAAGAAAGTGGAATTTGAGTTTGAAAATGGAGGAAGCATCGTCGCGCCTAACGGTGTAAAAAAAGCAGGGTTTTCTTTAGAAACAAAAATCAATCGAAAAGATTTTGGTCTGAACTGGAACAAAGTACTTGAAGCAGGTGGTGTTGTTGTAGGCGACATTGTTAGAATCAACCTAGAGATTGAAGGTGATGCCATCAAATAA
- a CDS encoding SCO family protein, whose amino-acid sequence MKKLITFGIPVIIAIVAILFLKPIIEQSKEQKKYAFTVSTIKGDVSKEDFKGKVLAVYFGYTFCPDVCPTSLSSLAQALSDFSPEQLKSFRGLFISVDPDRDTLENLKEYAQYFHPTFLGATSNKKNIDDITQRYGTFYEKIYLKDSKMDYSVSHTSYIYIFDKQGNFVAKVDHFSDPNKIKESLETLLK is encoded by the coding sequence ATGAAAAAACTTATCACCTTTGGAATTCCTGTTATTATTGCGATTGTTGCGATACTCTTTTTAAAACCCATTATTGAGCAATCAAAAGAGCAAAAGAAGTATGCATTTACAGTCTCCACTATCAAAGGGGATGTCTCCAAAGAGGACTTTAAAGGTAAAGTATTGGCCGTCTATTTTGGATACACTTTTTGTCCTGATGTTTGTCCCACCAGTTTAAGTTCACTGGCACAAGCATTAAGTGACTTCTCACCTGAACAACTCAAATCATTTCGAGGTCTGTTTATCAGTGTGGATCCTGACAGAGACACTCTTGAAAATTTAAAAGAGTATGCTCAATATTTTCACCCTACTTTTTTAGGTGCCACCAGCAATAAAAAGAACATTGATGACATCACCCAACGATACGGTACATTTTATGAAAAAATCTATTTGAAAGATTCTAAAATGGATTACTCTGTTTCACATACATCGTATATCTATATTTTTGATAAACAAGGAAACTTTGTAGCAAAAGTTGATCACTTCTCTGATCCCAATAAAATTAAAGAAAGTTTAGAAACTCTTTTAAAATAA
- a CDS encoding HD domain-containing phosphohydrolase, which yields MYKNTTVKEKLYSLAAITGTIYIIFHITLLIFSNDVKTKWDLFEKNITSKVIIISQIKSQMGYGGMIQSYQNYLLTQDKQYINAFNQSFTVFEALKNKYLKLQHTKEELLYLEEIENVFKAYQTQLNQPIKELTVLKEDEQNALHALDALETKFAQVSKDISTRLDSTIQYIYSLSIFVVISIILFTLYLKGFFQHTILDPLVEIEKGLNAFFKFLADNKHRAHPIQLNNDNEFGKMAKSINTNIEIASNLHDEITNKNNEFEKLIESYSKNVIASKTDIKGNITYISEAFVEISGYNKEELLGQPHNIVRHPEMPKESFKDMWETIQAGEVWRGEVKNRKKNGDFYYVYATVAPIFNDNQEITGYSAIRQDITQQKEIIQLNRELDIYKKHLETRVKNATSQIEELMSEIEDTQKEVVFTMGAIGERRSEETGNHVKRVAEYSKLLALYLGMPKEEVELLKQASPMHDIGKVGIPDSILNKPGLLTEQEHRCMQEHTTLGYNMLKNSKRPLLQTAAIVAYQHHERWDGKGYPQGLKEEQIHIYGRITAIADVFDALGSDRVYKKAWDDEKIFNLFKEERGYQFDPKLVDIFFKHIDEFIQIRNTFQDTKLAS from the coding sequence GTGTATAAAAATACAACGGTCAAAGAGAAGCTCTATTCTTTAGCAGCTATCACAGGAACCATATATATTATTTTCCACATAACATTGCTTATTTTTTCAAATGATGTTAAGACCAAATGGGATTTATTTGAAAAAAATATTACCAGCAAAGTTATTATTATTTCTCAAATAAAGAGTCAAATGGGTTATGGTGGAATGATACAATCTTACCAAAATTATCTCTTAACCCAAGACAAACAATACATCAACGCTTTTAATCAAAGTTTTACTGTTTTTGAAGCATTAAAAAACAAGTATTTAAAACTTCAACACACCAAAGAAGAGCTGCTCTATTTAGAAGAGATTGAGAATGTTTTTAAAGCCTATCAAACACAGTTAAATCAACCGATAAAAGAGTTAACGGTTTTAAAAGAAGATGAGCAAAATGCTCTACATGCACTTGATGCATTGGAAACAAAATTTGCGCAAGTGAGTAAAGACATCTCAACACGTTTAGACTCAACCATACAATACATCTACTCGTTAAGTATCTTTGTAGTCATCTCAATTATTCTGTTTACGCTTTATTTAAAAGGGTTCTTTCAACACACCATCCTTGACCCTTTGGTTGAAATAGAAAAAGGCTTAAATGCTTTCTTTAAATTTCTTGCAGACAATAAACATCGTGCACACCCCATTCAACTTAATAACGACAATGAGTTTGGCAAAATGGCAAAATCAATCAATACAAACATTGAAATTGCTTCTAATTTACACGATGAAATCACGAATAAAAACAATGAATTTGAAAAGCTCATTGAATCTTACAGCAAAAACGTCATTGCTTCTAAAACAGATATAAAAGGAAACATTACGTATATCAGTGAAGCTTTTGTTGAAATTTCAGGATACAACAAAGAGGAGTTGCTGGGGCAACCTCACAATATTGTGCGACATCCAGAGATGCCGAAAGAGAGTTTTAAAGATATGTGGGAAACCATACAAGCAGGTGAAGTATGGAGAGGTGAAGTTAAAAACAGAAAGAAAAATGGGGATTTTTATTATGTTTATGCCACGGTTGCCCCTATTTTTAATGATAACCAAGAGATTACCGGCTACAGTGCAATTCGACAAGACATCACACAACAAAAAGAGATTATTCAACTCAATCGTGAACTTGATATTTATAAAAAACATCTTGAAACACGTGTGAAAAATGCGACTTCACAAATTGAAGAGCTTATGAGTGAAATTGAAGATACTCAAAAAGAAGTTGTATTTACTATGGGAGCCATTGGAGAGCGTCGTAGTGAAGAGACCGGAAACCATGTCAAACGTGTGGCCGAGTACTCCAAACTCTTGGCACTTTATTTAGGTATGCCTAAAGAAGAAGTAGAACTTTTAAAACAAGCCAGTCCTATGCACGATATTGGAAAAGTGGGAATTCCTGATTCAATTTTGAATAAACCAGGACTGCTTACAGAACAAGAGCACCGATGCATGCAAGAGCATACCACATTGGGATACAACATGCTTAAAAACTCCAAACGCCCGCTACTTCAAACAGCTGCAATTGTGGCATATCAACACCATGAGAGATGGGATGGAAAAGGATATCCTCAAGGTTTAAAAGAAGAGCAGATACATATATATGGTCGTATTACTGCCATTGCGGATGTATTCGATGCACTGGGAAGTGACCGGGTTTATAAAAAAGCATGGGATGATGAAAAGATTTTTAATCTCTTTAAAGAAGAAAGAGGTTATCAATTTGATCCAAAGCTTGTAGATATTTTCTTTAAACATATTGATGAATTTATTCAAATTCGAAATACATTTCAAGACACAAAACTCGCTTCATAA
- a CDS encoding di-heme oxidoredictase family protein gives MKSFITISTLTALLAVSVFAVQTTHPSKKAFTKPYDGLNDEQIDLSMLGKSFFRIPWVEAPSATTARDGLGPLFNANSCISCHPNNALGSLFTKDGNISRSVVVRLSIDSNNSQEHQALMQQQGFVPHPVYGAQLAINGVKDVPFEGRLKVVYEQKKVVYPDGDMVYLNVPHYSLIDLNYGEISKQTHISVRKAPALVGLGYVDAISDEAILANEDVNDANKDGISGRVNWVYSKEKGGLAVGKYTYKASAPTVKNQIANAFFNDMSLTTSFYGKDNCTSYQKECLNAPHGRDEVDVPDLRLDAIDFYLKHLKVPVVENKDAKAEQLFEQIGCTSCHIPSLSSSKGKPVYVYSDFLLHDMGEELSDGRVEFMAQANEWRTAPLWGINSYDKAIGQSAEYLHDGRAKSLEEAILWHGGEALNAKKAFMNLAKQDREKLLKFLGEL, from the coding sequence ATGAAATCATTCATAACAATATCAACACTCACAGCTTTATTGGCTGTGAGTGTTTTTGCCGTTCAAACAACTCATCCTTCTAAAAAAGCTTTTACAAAACCGTATGATGGTTTAAATGATGAACAAATCGATTTGTCGATGTTGGGAAAAAGTTTTTTTAGAATTCCTTGGGTGGAAGCACCCAGCGCAACCACTGCAAGAGATGGATTGGGACCACTTTTTAATGCCAACTCCTGTATCAGCTGCCATCCCAATAATGCTTTAGGCAGTCTCTTTACTAAGGATGGCAATATCAGCAGAAGTGTGGTCGTACGTCTCTCCATTGACAGCAATAATTCACAAGAACATCAAGCGTTAATGCAACAGCAAGGTTTTGTGCCTCACCCCGTTTATGGTGCACAATTGGCAATCAATGGGGTTAAAGATGTTCCTTTTGAAGGACGACTTAAAGTTGTGTATGAACAAAAAAAAGTTGTTTATCCTGATGGAGATATGGTCTACTTAAATGTGCCTCACTACTCATTAATCGATTTAAATTACGGTGAAATTTCAAAACAGACGCATATCAGTGTACGAAAAGCACCTGCTTTGGTTGGACTGGGTTATGTCGATGCCATTTCTGATGAAGCCATTCTTGCCAATGAAGACGTGAATGATGCAAACAAGGATGGCATCTCTGGTCGAGTAAATTGGGTCTACTCTAAAGAGAAGGGTGGCTTAGCTGTAGGAAAATATACGTATAAAGCCAGCGCTCCCACAGTTAAAAATCAAATTGCCAATGCCTTTTTTAATGACATGAGTTTGACCACCTCTTTTTACGGAAAAGATAATTGCACTTCGTATCAAAAAGAGTGTTTGAACGCACCACATGGAAGAGATGAAGTGGATGTACCTGATTTACGTTTGGATGCGATTGATTTTTATCTTAAACATTTAAAAGTGCCGGTGGTTGAAAACAAAGATGCTAAAGCAGAACAACTTTTTGAACAAATAGGGTGTACCTCATGCCACATTCCATCTTTGAGTTCATCTAAGGGCAAACCCGTTTATGTCTACAGTGATTTTTTATTGCATGATATGGGTGAAGAGCTCAGTGATGGACGTGTAGAGTTTATGGCACAAGCAAATGAGTGGCGTACCGCTCCATTGTGGGGCATTAACAGTTATGACAAGGCCATTGGACAGAGTGCAGAGTATTTACATGATGGACGAGCAAAAAGTTTAGAAGAGGCCATTTTATGGCATGGTGGAGAGGCCTTAAATGCTAAAAAAGCATTTATGAATTTAGCCAAACAAGACAGAGAAAAACTATTGAAGTTTTTAGGAGAATTATGA
- a CDS encoding SDR family NAD(P)-dependent oxidoreductase has product MTKKVLITGGNKGIGLEVAKIFVKLEYEIYVVGRDFNEFELGGLPNVTEIEADLTNLDNISEIVKTVGDIDILINNAGFMQPHISYDKYTSQERENMMNVNLYAPVELMNEFSVGMKKQKCGRIVNVASIAGQIGHPDVWYGIAKAGLINATKIYAKLLGGDGIVVNCIAPSPVETDMQKSNSKERIEEFKKTVVTHRFARASEIARTIVWLAIGSPEYINGTCIDINNGAYPR; this is encoded by the coding sequence ATGACTAAAAAAGTATTAATTACTGGAGGCAATAAAGGAATTGGTTTAGAGGTGGCAAAAATCTTTGTCAAACTCGAATATGAAATTTATGTCGTTGGTCGCGACTTCAATGAGTTTGAGTTAGGTGGCTTACCTAATGTGACTGAAATTGAAGCAGATTTAACCAACTTAGACAACATCTCTGAAATTGTAAAAACTGTAGGTGATATTGATATCCTCATCAATAATGCAGGTTTTATGCAACCCCACATCTCTTATGACAAATACACTTCCCAAGAGAGAGAAAACATGATGAATGTTAATTTATATGCTCCGGTTGAGCTTATGAATGAATTTTCTGTTGGCATGAAGAAGCAAAAGTGCGGGCGTATTGTCAACGTAGCATCCATTGCTGGACAAATAGGTCATCCTGACGTTTGGTATGGTATTGCAAAAGCAGGTTTAATCAATGCAACAAAAATCTACGCTAAGCTTTTAGGTGGTGATGGCATTGTTGTCAATTGTATTGCTCCAAGCCCTGTTGAAACGGATATGCAAAAGAGTAACTCTAAAGAGCGTATCGAAGAGTTTAAAAAGACAGTGGTGACTCACCGTTTTGCACGAGCAAGCGAGATTGCACGAACGATTGTATGGTTGGCCATAGGAAGCCCCGAGTACATTAATGGTACGTGTATTGATATTAATAATGGGGCATACCCAAGATAG
- a CDS encoding F0F1 ATP synthase subunit C: MKKIVLLMLAIAGAAFAADGAVANETLKAYSVVAAGIGLGLAALGGAIGMGNTAAATIAGTARNPGLGGKLMTTMFIALAMIEAQVIYALVVAMIALYANPFLG, translated from the coding sequence ATGAAAAAAATCGTTCTTTTAATGCTGGCTATCGCTGGTGCTGCATTCGCTGCTGATGGTGCGGTTGCAAACGAAACTTTAAAAGCTTACTCTGTAGTTGCTGCAGGTATTGGTCTTGGTCTTGCTGCACTTGGTGGTGCTATCGGTATGGGTAACACTGCTGCTGCAACAATCGCTGGTACTGCTAGAAACCCAGGTTTAGGTGGAAAATTAATGACAACAATGTTCATTGCTTTAGCGATGATCGAAGCACAAGTTATTTATGCACTTGTTGTTGCTATGATTGCATTATATGCAAACCCATTCTTAGGGTAA